The proteins below are encoded in one region of Palleronia sp. LCG004:
- a CDS encoding ABC transporter permease, which translates to MFVYFLRRLILVMPVAFGVSVICFMLVQIAPGDPLTAIMPVDATAEQQAAMRAAYGLDKPLPVQYVVWVGNLIQGDMGRSIATGRPVADEVFGAVQNSLLLAVSAAIIAFPIGVLLGFVAGYFRDTILDRIVTAISIAGVSVPNYWLGIVLVIIFSVNLGWLPSMGAGPGGSQDWSWNWSHLRHLILPAATLAVVPIGIVARTVRALAGDILSMDFVLALYAKGMSRGDVIRHVARNAAATALSVMGLQLGYLLGGSILIETVFNWPGSGYLLSNAIFQRDLPLLQGTILVLALFFVAMNLVVDVAQAAIDPRIKRT; encoded by the coding sequence ATGTTCGTCTATTTCCTCAGACGCCTGATCCTCGTGATGCCGGTGGCATTCGGGGTCTCGGTCATCTGCTTCATGCTGGTGCAGATCGCACCGGGCGATCCGCTGACCGCGATCATGCCGGTCGACGCGACGGCCGAACAGCAGGCCGCGATGCGCGCGGCCTACGGGCTCGATAAGCCCCTGCCGGTCCAGTACGTCGTCTGGGTAGGAAACCTGATCCAGGGCGACATGGGTCGGTCGATCGCGACGGGGCGCCCTGTCGCGGACGAGGTGTTCGGCGCGGTGCAGAACTCGCTCCTCCTCGCGGTGAGCGCGGCGATCATCGCCTTTCCCATCGGCGTGCTGCTGGGCTTCGTCGCGGGCTATTTCCGCGATACGATCCTCGACCGGATCGTCACGGCGATCTCGATCGCCGGCGTATCGGTCCCGAACTACTGGCTCGGCATCGTGCTGGTCATCATCTTCTCGGTCAATCTCGGCTGGTTGCCCTCGATGGGTGCGGGGCCAGGGGGCTCGCAGGACTGGTCCTGGAACTGGTCGCATCTGCGGCATCTGATCCTGCCGGCGGCGACGCTTGCCGTGGTTCCGATCGGCATCGTCGCACGGACCGTACGCGCGCTGGCCGGTGACATCCTGTCGATGGATTTCGTTCTGGCGCTCTATGCCAAGGGGATGAGCCGCGGCGACGTGATCCGCCACGTGGCCCGCAACGCGGCGGCCACGGCCCTCTCGGTCATGGGTCTGCAGCTCGGATATCTGCTCGGCGGGTCGATCCTGATCGAGACGGTCTTCAACTGGCCGGGCTCGGGATACCTGCTGTCGAACGCCATCTTCCAGCGCGACCTGCCGCTTCTGCAGGGGACGATCCTGGTCCTCGCGCTGTTCTTCGTAGCGATGAACCTTGTCGTCGACGTGGCGCAGGCCGCGATCGATCCACGCATAAAGAGGACCTGA
- a CDS encoding sulfurtransferase, whose amino-acid sequence MTSRFALVTALSLATTSVWAADLEPLVAPADLENALDEVRVIDIRSADFDAGHIAGAASAPYDLFRGPAENPGAIVSADALQTAYRDLGLETDDHVVIVYQGSDVSDFGAAARVYWTLKSSGFEDLSILNGGVNAWTEAGYDLTDAPTDVEPSEIEITWNDQWTASVDDVQHAIGGEDEALLLDARPESFWEGRDGHPAAAKPGTLPQSQYFEHAGWFSDGPTIVDASAARDIASQQDFTDAEAIISFCNTGHWAATNWFALSELAGVENVKLYPESMVGWSNAGYEMANVPGPLRMMWNKITSAF is encoded by the coding sequence ATGACGTCCCGATTCGCGCTCGTCACTGCGCTTTCCCTCGCCACGACATCCGTGTGGGCGGCCGATCTGGAACCGCTCGTTGCGCCGGCCGATCTGGAGAATGCGCTCGACGAGGTGCGAGTGATCGACATCCGCAGCGCCGATTTCGACGCTGGTCATATCGCCGGTGCGGCTTCGGCACCTTACGACCTCTTCCGGGGCCCCGCCGAAAACCCCGGTGCGATCGTCTCCGCCGACGCGCTCCAGACCGCGTATCGCGATCTCGGGCTCGAAACGGATGACCACGTCGTCATTGTCTATCAGGGAAGCGACGTGTCCGATTTCGGTGCCGCCGCGCGTGTCTACTGGACGTTGAAATCGTCGGGGTTCGAGGATCTTTCGATCCTGAACGGTGGCGTCAACGCGTGGACAGAAGCGGGATACGATCTGACCGACGCACCGACCGATGTCGAGCCGTCGGAGATCGAGATCACCTGGAACGATCAGTGGACTGCCTCGGTCGATGACGTTCAGCACGCGATCGGTGGAGAGGACGAGGCACTGCTTCTCGATGCACGCCCCGAAAGCTTCTGGGAGGGACGGGATGGACACCCGGCCGCGGCAAAGCCCGGAACGCTGCCGCAGTCGCAGTATTTCGAGCATGCCGGCTGGTTCTCTGACGGGCCCACCATCGTCGATGCCTCCGCCGCCCGGGATATCGCGTCGCAGCAGGATTTTACGGATGCCGAGGCGATCATCTCGTTCTGCAATACTGGCCACTGGGCCGCGACCAACTGGTTCGCGCTGTCCGAACTGGCCGGTGTCGAGAACGTGAAACTTTACCCTGAATCCATGGTCGGCTGGTCGAATGCCGGTTACGAGATGGCAAACGTTCCCGGGCCGCTGCGCATGATGTGGAACAAGATCACGTCGGCGTTCTGA
- a CDS encoding ABC transporter permease produces MAVAQTDIVEIPVGESGGYWSGVLHRLSRDPVTICCATILGLLIGSAIFAPWLGLADPYTGSMVARLNPIGSEGHPLGTDEQGRDMLARLIYGGRLTLFIGLVPVILAFFIGSFLGITAGYVGGLLNTVIMRTVDVFFAFPSVLLAIAISGALGAGIVNSLVSLTIVFIPPITRVAEAVTSGVRSLDYIDAARATGANALTVIRVHVIGNVLSPIFVYATSLTSVCMILAAGLSFLGIGVRPPEPEWGLMLNTLRSAIYVDPWLAALPGVMIFVTSLCLNLLSDGVRSAMNVRD; encoded by the coding sequence ATGGCGGTCGCGCAAACCGATATCGTCGAGATCCCGGTCGGCGAAAGCGGCGGATACTGGTCCGGCGTCTTGCACAGATTGTCGCGCGATCCGGTAACGATCTGCTGCGCCACGATCCTCGGTCTGCTGATCGGATCCGCGATCTTCGCACCGTGGCTGGGTCTTGCCGATCCCTATACCGGGTCGATGGTCGCGCGGCTGAACCCCATCGGGTCCGAGGGGCATCCTCTCGGCACCGACGAGCAGGGGCGCGACATGCTGGCCCGCCTGATCTATGGCGGGCGGCTCACGCTCTTCATCGGATTGGTGCCGGTAATCCTCGCCTTCTTCATCGGCAGCTTTCTCGGGATCACCGCCGGGTATGTCGGCGGGCTGCTCAATACCGTCATCATGCGGACGGTCGACGTGTTCTTCGCGTTTCCGTCGGTTCTCCTGGCGATCGCGATCTCGGGTGCGCTCGGGGCGGGGATCGTCAACAGCCTCGTCTCGCTCACCATCGTGTTCATCCCGCCCATTACCCGCGTGGCCGAGGCGGTGACATCGGGGGTGCGGTCTCTCGACTATATTGATGCGGCCCGTGCAACGGGCGCGAATGCGCTGACCGTGATCCGCGTCCACGTGATCGGCAACGTGCTGTCGCCCATCTTCGTCTATGCGACCTCGCTGACGAGCGTGTGCATGATCCTGGCCGCCGGCCTGTCGTTCCTCGGCATCGGCGTGCGTCCGCCCGAACCGGAATGGGGATTAATGCTCAACACGCTCAGATCGGCCATCTACGTCGATCCATGGCTCGCGGCGCTGCCGGGCGTGATGATCTTCGTGACCTCGCTTTGCCTCAACCTTCTCAGCGACGGCGTAAGGAGTGCCATGAATGTCCGCGACTGA
- a CDS encoding oligopeptide/dipeptide ABC transporter ATP-binding protein — translation MSATDALLPGGPGQILQVTGLRKYFPVRGGILGRQKAWVQAVDGVSFSVNEGETLGIVGESGCGKSTTARLLVGLIDRDKGDVRLEGRTLGEDLSVRDLRGRMQMVFQDSYASLNPRLTIEESIAFGARVQGLSDPIGRARDLMARVGLDPARFARRYPHEVSGGQRQRINIARALAMSPRIVVLDEAVSALDKSVEAQVLNLLADLRAEFGLTYIFISHDLNVVRYISDRVLVMYLGEVVEVAPVDLIWSRQAHPYTRSLFSAMPSMDPDHRTEKPPLTGDPPNPINPPSGCRFHTRCRYAEDVCKGRVPTMRDVSDGQGHLAACHLHDRASGHSRAGEEGVA, via the coding sequence ATGTCCGCGACTGACGCACTGCTCCCCGGCGGCCCCGGGCAGATCCTGCAGGTGACGGGCCTCAGGAAGTACTTCCCGGTGAGGGGGGGCATCCTCGGCCGTCAGAAAGCCTGGGTCCAGGCGGTCGACGGGGTCTCCTTTTCGGTCAACGAGGGCGAGACGCTGGGGATCGTCGGCGAGTCCGGTTGCGGCAAGTCCACGACCGCGCGGCTTCTGGTCGGACTGATCGACCGTGACAAGGGCGATGTCCGGCTCGAGGGGCGCACGCTCGGCGAGGATCTCTCGGTGCGCGACCTGCGCGGCCGCATGCAGATGGTCTTTCAGGACAGCTACGCGTCACTGAACCCGCGCCTGACGATCGAGGAATCGATTGCCTTCGGTGCCCGCGTTCAGGGCCTGTCGGACCCGATCGGTCGGGCCCGCGATCTCATGGCCCGCGTCGGGCTCGACCCGGCGCGCTTCGCGCGGCGGTATCCGCACGAGGTCTCGGGCGGACAGCGGCAACGGATCAACATCGCCCGCGCACTTGCCATGTCGCCGAGGATCGTGGTGCTCGACGAGGCGGTCTCGGCGCTCGACAAGTCGGTCGAAGCGCAGGTGCTGAACCTGCTGGCGGATCTGCGTGCCGAATTCGGGCTGACCTACATCTTCATCAGCCACGATCTGAACGTGGTCCGCTACATTTCCGACCGGGTTCTCGTCATGTATCTGGGCGAGGTGGTCGAGGTCGCGCCGGTGGACCTCATCTGGTCGCGTCAGGCGCATCCCTATACGCGATCGCTCTTCTCGGCGATGCCCTCGATGGATCCCGATCACCGCACCGAGAAGCCGCCGCTGACGGGCGATCCGCCGAACCCGATCAACCCTCCCTCGGGTTGCCGGTTTCACACGCGCTGCAGATATGCCGAGGACGTCTGCAAGGGCCGGGTTCCCACGATGCGGGACGTCTCGGACGGGCAGGGGCATCTCGCGGCCTGCCATCTCCACGATCGCGCGTCGGGCCATTCCCGCGCGGGCGAGGAGGGGGTGGCATGA
- a CDS encoding ABC transporter ATP-binding protein yields MSGQGSLVDIRNLNIRFRGARNVHAINDLTLELEQGETLALLGESGSGKSVTLKALLRLLPPRRTDIDGVMKVNAVDVMSLKGRALQDYRGGEVSMVFQEPGLALDPVYTIGHQIAEAVRRKTGVSRDEAMSTALDMLRRVRIPSPDRRLRNYPHELSGGMLQRVMIALALSCRPRLLLADEPTTALDATVQIQILLLLRALQREFGMGVIFVTHDIGVAVEVSERIAVMYAGQIVEEGTTREIIKSPRHPYTKGLLAANLHDVARGTRLDAIPGAPPPLDTKPDACPFAPRCPLAEARCRAALPPVHRIGPRRRVACIHADAPMEVA; encoded by the coding sequence ATGAGCGGGCAGGGATCTCTCGTCGACATCCGCAATCTGAACATCCGGTTTCGCGGCGCACGCAACGTTCACGCGATCAACGACCTGACGCTCGAGCTCGAGCAGGGCGAGACGCTCGCCCTTCTGGGGGAATCGGGATCCGGCAAGTCCGTGACGCTGAAGGCGCTGTTGCGGCTTCTGCCGCCCCGACGAACGGATATCGACGGGGTCATGAAGGTGAACGCCGTGGATGTCATGTCGCTGAAGGGCAGGGCACTTCAGGATTACCGCGGGGGCGAGGTGTCCATGGTGTTCCAGGAACCGGGTCTTGCGCTCGATCCGGTCTACACGATCGGCCACCAAATCGCCGAGGCGGTGCGCCGGAAGACGGGTGTCAGTCGCGACGAGGCGATGTCGACCGCACTCGACATGCTGCGACGCGTGCGGATCCCCTCGCCCGACCGGCGGCTTCGGAACTATCCCCACGAATTGTCGGGCGGCATGCTGCAGAGGGTGATGATTGCGCTGGCTCTCTCGTGTCGTCCGCGGCTGCTGCTGGCGGACGAGCCGACGACCGCGCTCGACGCGACGGTGCAGATCCAGATCCTGCTGCTGCTTCGCGCGTTGCAGCGCGAATTCGGCATGGGCGTGATCTTCGTGACGCACGATATCGGCGTCGCGGTCGAGGTCTCCGAGCGGATCGCGGTCATGTATGCCGGCCAGATCGTGGAGGAGGGCACGACGCGCGAGATCATCAAGTCGCCGCGTCATCCCTATACCAAGGGACTGCTGGCCGCGAACCTGCACGACGTGGCGCGGGGCACGCGGCTCGACGCGATCCCGGGCGCGCCGCCACCCCTCGATACGAAGCCCGATGCCTGTCCCTTCGCTCCGCGCTGCCCGCTGGCCGAGGCGCGCTGCCGCGCCGCCCTTCCGCCGGTTCACCGGATCGGGCCGCGCCGTCGCGTGGCCTGCATCCATGCCGACGCACCGATGGAGGTTGCCTGA
- a CDS encoding amidase, with the protein MLLDHDPFHAFMPYEGVEVPFATDGPLAGLTLGVKDIYDVAGYRTGSGCPLRLAESGIKTAHAPPVQRLVDAGARCVGKTHTDELAWSMYGMNAHFGTPVNPAAPDRIPGGSSSGSAVAVAGGLVDLALGSDTGGSVRAPASFCGIWGIRPTHGTVPMDRTQPVAPSYDTAGLFARDAATLSSGARALYGEDAHPLPDTPRYLRSEAIEALATAGVRTIFDEAFAGLATAQAEPYPDGVEAAYSACLATIGADAREHLLPWVTRARPPLVHGIDGRIAAAGALSEDEIQAARAVRSAFTDHLNRLLGEDGVILAPAVHAEPFRLEPPLALFDSFRHDSQRILCIAGLAGLPQVVMPAGRIDGAPVGVSLIGPRGSDLSLIDLAARLMAGDRA; encoded by the coding sequence ATGCTGCTCGACCATGATCCCTTCCACGCCTTCATGCCCTACGAAGGGGTCGAGGTGCCGTTCGCCACGGACGGCCCGCTTGCCGGGCTGACGCTCGGGGTCAAGGACATCTACGATGTCGCGGGCTACCGCACGGGGAGCGGCTGCCCGCTCAGGCTCGCCGAAAGCGGCATCAAGACGGCTCATGCGCCGCCCGTCCAAAGGCTTGTCGATGCAGGCGCGCGGTGCGTCGGCAAGACCCATACCGACGAGCTCGCCTGGTCGATGTACGGGATGAACGCGCATTTCGGCACGCCCGTGAACCCGGCCGCGCCCGACCGCATTCCAGGGGGTTCGTCCTCTGGATCGGCCGTTGCGGTGGCTGGCGGATTGGTCGATCTGGCGCTCGGGTCCGATACGGGCGGATCGGTGCGTGCACCGGCGAGCTTCTGCGGGATCTGGGGCATCCGGCCAACCCACGGCACGGTACCGATGGACCGCACCCAGCCCGTCGCGCCAAGCTACGACACGGCCGGGTTGTTCGCCCGGGATGCCGCGACGCTGAGCAGTGGAGCCCGCGCGCTCTACGGAGAGGACGCACATCCTTTGCCGGATACGCCGCGATACCTTCGGTCCGAGGCGATCGAGGCACTCGCCACCGCGGGCGTTCGGACGATCTTCGACGAGGCGTTCGCCGGGCTCGCGACCGCGCAGGCCGAACCCTATCCCGATGGAGTCGAGGCCGCCTATTCCGCCTGCCTCGCCACGATCGGCGCTGATGCGCGCGAACATCTTCTCCCCTGGGTGACCCGGGCGCGGCCGCCGCTGGTCCACGGGATCGACGGTCGGATCGCGGCCGCAGGGGCATTGAGCGAGGACGAGATCCAGGCGGCACGTGCCGTCCGGTCAGCCTTCACCGATCATCTCAACCGTTTGCTGGGAGAGGACGGCGTGATCCTTGCCCCCGCGGTCCATGCGGAACCCTTTCGTCTCGAGCCTCCGCTGGCGCTCTTCGACAGTTTCCGGCACGACAGCCAGCGGATCCTCTGCATCGCGGGTCTGGCCGGGCTGCCACAAGTCGTCATGCCCGCCGGACGGATCGACGGCGCGCCGGTCGGTGTTTCGTTGATCGGCCCGCGAGGGTCGGATTTGTCGCTGATCGATCTGGCCGCGCGCCTGATGGCGGGTGATCGCGCATGA
- a CDS encoding YeeE/YedE thiosulfate transporter family protein, translating to MSNIELAPPASPAGASTLARIGLIAAALALALAVAAFAGARYGALLLIGLGFGITLEGLRFGFAGPWRRMIVDRNPDGLLGHLLSIALVALVAFPLLAGHPGELIGAHAPIGYAMVGGAFVFGLAMQLVMGCGSGTLVNSGSGNPIGLVALPFFAIGSFLGAFNLVWWTDLGALPVIAFDGTGGLLLTLTGLAIIAVLVLWLAPAEHRRIQRRYILAAVILAALAVLNLIVAGQPWGVVYGLGLWVAKGATGMGIPLEASAFWSLPANQDRIAQSLLTDVTSLTNLGIIGGAFLVTAWRGGFAQKLPSYSATAWISAILAGLALGYSSRIAFGCNVGAFFSGISTGSLHGWAWFAAAFAGSIFGVKLRPKLGLGG from the coding sequence ATGTCCAATATCGAACTCGCGCCGCCGGCATCCCCGGCCGGCGCGTCGACGCTGGCCCGTATTGGCCTGATTGCGGCTGCTCTCGCACTCGCGCTCGCGGTCGCGGCTTTCGCCGGAGCACGCTACGGCGCGCTGCTTCTCATCGGTCTCGGCTTCGGCATCACGCTCGAAGGATTGCGGTTCGGTTTCGCCGGTCCGTGGCGACGCATGATCGTGGATCGCAACCCCGACGGCCTTTTGGGCCACCTTCTGTCGATTGCGCTCGTGGCGCTCGTGGCGTTTCCTCTGCTGGCGGGCCATCCCGGGGAACTCATCGGTGCGCATGCCCCGATCGGATACGCGATGGTGGGTGGAGCCTTCGTCTTCGGTCTGGCGATGCAGCTCGTCATGGGGTGCGGATCGGGCACGCTGGTCAATTCAGGCAGCGGCAACCCGATCGGGCTTGTGGCCTTGCCCTTCTTCGCGATCGGCTCGTTTCTGGGTGCATTCAATCTCGTTTGGTGGACGGACCTCGGAGCACTGCCGGTCATCGCATTCGACGGGACCGGCGGGCTGCTGCTGACGCTGACGGGCCTTGCGATCATCGCTGTCCTGGTCCTCTGGCTTGCTCCGGCTGAGCATCGTCGAATCCAGCGACGCTATATCCTGGCGGCCGTCATCCTTGCCGCGCTGGCCGTTCTCAACCTGATTGTCGCAGGTCAGCCCTGGGGGGTCGTTTACGGGCTCGGCCTCTGGGTCGCCAAAGGCGCGACGGGCATGGGCATTCCGCTCGAGGCGTCAGCCTTCTGGAGCCTTCCCGCAAATCAGGACCGTATCGCACAGAGCCTTCTGACCGACGTGACCTCTCTCACGAATCTCGGGATCATCGGGGGTGCCTTTCTCGTGACCGCTTGGCGGGGCGGGTTCGCGCAGAAGCTGCCGAGCTATTCCGCGACCGCCTGGATCTCGGCGATCCTTGCGGGGCTAGCTCTGGGATATTCCTCGAGGATCGCGTTCGGCTGCAATGTGGGCGCGTTCTTTTCCGGTATCTCGACCGGATCGCTGCATGGTTGGGCGTGGTTCGCAGCCGCCTTCGCCGGATCGATCTTCGGCGTGAAGTTGCGTCCGAAACTCGGGCTGGGGGGCTGA
- a CDS encoding RidA family protein yields MSGVVEARLAELGLVLPPSAPSRALFLPGKITGNLLFLSGQICEWEGVPKFFGPVGEDFDPETGREAARMCALNLLYSARAVAGSLDRVSQVVRVGGFVAAPPTFGEGPAVIDGASQMFIDIWGDAGRHARTAVNVSSLPAGALVEVDAVFEFGS; encoded by the coding sequence ATGAGCGGCGTGGTCGAGGCACGTTTGGCCGAACTCGGACTGGTGCTCCCGCCCTCCGCGCCCTCCCGCGCGCTGTTCCTGCCGGGGAAAATTACGGGCAACCTGCTGTTCCTGTCAGGTCAGATCTGCGAATGGGAAGGCGTGCCGAAATTCTTCGGCCCTGTGGGCGAAGATTTCGATCCGGAGACGGGGAGGGAGGCGGCGCGCATGTGTGCGCTCAATCTGCTCTATTCGGCGCGTGCCGTCGCCGGATCGCTCGATCGCGTTTCCCAGGTCGTGCGCGTTGGCGGCTTCGTCGCCGCTCCTCCGACCTTCGGCGAAGGTCCGGCGGTGATCGACGGAGCGTCGCAGATGTTCATCGACATCTGGGGCGATGCGGGACGGCATGCGCGCACGGCGGTCAACGTTTCGTCCCTCCCGGCTGGTGCGCTCGTCGAGGTGGACGCTGTGTTCGAGTTCGGTTCCTGA
- a CDS encoding ABC transporter substrate-binding protein, whose amino-acid sequence MRDWKHGFLAITLVAGASFAGTANAQGTLRIGMTAADIPLTTGQTDQGGEGMRFIGYTLYDPLVSWDLLSADRPSELVPGLATEWSVNEDDQTVWTFKLREGVTFHDGSPFTAETAVWNFDKLLDESSEQYDPRQSAQGRSRIPTVESYRAIDEYTLEITTTEPDATLPYQLSWILMSSQANWEALDKDWERVAQEPSGTGPWQMETFVPRERAEMVPFKDYWDAERVPQLDSMILIPLPEPNARSAALLSGQVDWIEAPAPDTIPAMEGNGFVISSNTYPHNWTWHLSRLDGSPWNDINVRKAANLAIDREGMGALLGGLMVPAEGFLPPSSNWFGEPEFEVRYDPEAAKELLAEAGYGPDNRLAVKALISPSGSGQMLPLPMNEYVQQNLAAIGIDVEFSVVEWNQMINLWRAGAADPAVEGAESINFSYFVQDPFTGLIRHLSCDLIAPDGTNWGHYCDPEMQALFEEIQTTFDVEAQNEVLRRTHEKYVDDALFLMVAHDVAPRALSPRVEGYVQAQNWFQNFSSITMTD is encoded by the coding sequence TTGAGAGACTGGAAGCATGGCTTTTTGGCGATCACACTGGTTGCAGGCGCGTCTTTCGCGGGGACCGCGAACGCTCAGGGAACCCTGCGGATCGGGATGACGGCAGCCGACATTCCCTTGACCACCGGTCAGACCGACCAGGGCGGCGAGGGGATGCGTTTCATCGGCTACACCCTCTATGATCCGCTTGTATCCTGGGACCTGCTTTCCGCGGACAGGCCGTCGGAACTGGTCCCCGGGCTCGCGACGGAATGGTCGGTGAACGAAGACGACCAGACGGTCTGGACGTTCAAGCTTCGCGAAGGCGTCACGTTCCACGACGGCAGCCCCTTCACGGCCGAGACTGCCGTGTGGAACTTCGACAAGCTGCTCGACGAATCGTCGGAGCAGTACGACCCGCGGCAATCCGCACAGGGACGGTCGCGGATTCCGACGGTCGAAAGCTACCGCGCCATCGACGAATACACCCTCGAGATCACCACGACCGAACCCGACGCGACGCTGCCGTATCAGTTGTCGTGGATCCTGATGTCCTCCCAGGCGAACTGGGAAGCGCTCGACAAGGATTGGGAGCGGGTCGCGCAGGAGCCTTCGGGAACGGGGCCGTGGCAGATGGAGACCTTCGTCCCACGCGAGCGCGCCGAGATGGTGCCGTTCAAGGATTACTGGGATGCCGAACGGGTGCCGCAGCTCGACAGCATGATCCTGATCCCGCTGCCCGAACCGAATGCCCGCTCGGCCGCGCTCCTGTCGGGGCAGGTCGACTGGATCGAGGCGCCCGCGCCCGACACCATTCCCGCCATGGAGGGCAACGGTTTCGTCATCTCGTCGAACACCTATCCTCATAACTGGACTTGGCACCTCTCGCGTCTCGACGGGTCGCCCTGGAACGACATCAACGTGCGCAAGGCGGCCAATCTCGCGATCGACCGCGAGGGGATGGGCGCGCTTCTGGGCGGATTGATGGTGCCCGCCGAAGGGTTCCTGCCGCCCTCGTCGAACTGGTTCGGCGAGCCGGAATTCGAGGTCCGCTACGATCCCGAGGCGGCAAAGGAGCTGCTGGCCGAGGCGGGCTACGGTCCCGACAACCGGCTGGCGGTCAAGGCGCTGATCTCGCCCTCGGGGTCGGGGCAGATGCTGCCGCTGCCGATGAACGAGTATGTCCAGCAGAACCTGGCCGCGATCGGGATCGACGTCGAGTTTTCGGTCGTCGAGTGGAACCAGATGATCAACCTCTGGCGCGCTGGTGCCGCGGACCCGGCCGTCGAAGGGGCTGAATCGATCAACTTCAGCTACTTCGTGCAGGATCCGTTCACCGGCCTCATCAGGCACCTGTCCTGCGATCTCATCGCGCCCGACGGGACGAATTGGGGTCATTACTGCGACCCCGAGATGCAGGCGCTTTTCGAGGAGATCCAGACCACTTTCGACGTGGAGGCGCAGAACGAGGTCTTGCGCAGGACTCACGAGAAATACGTGGACGACGCCCTGTTCCTGATGGTCGCGCATGACGTGGCCCCGCGTGCGCTCAGCCCGCGCGTCGAGGGTTACGTCCAGGCGCAGAACTGGTTCCAGAACTTCTCCTCGATCACCATGACCGACTGA